From the Neobacillus sp. PS3-34 genome, the window AACTAAACATTTCCCAGTTCTTCATCTTAGAGCCTTTTAAAAACTTAGAAACCATAAAAAAAAACGTACCAATCATACGGTACGTTTATTTTTATTTTTTATATTTAAGGAAAGTCTTACACTAAGTATGCTCCCAACGCTACCATAGCGTTCTTTAATGCATGTTCATATGCTCTATCTTTACCTATAACTAAGCGGAAATCAGCCACATCTCGAACAGTTGAACGTCCCTCTACTTCATAACCATTTTCAAAGATTAGAAGGCAAATAGTTGATTTATCGCTCATACGGTGAAATTTTTTCTCAACAATCATTTCCTCTAACTTAATTCGTCTTTCATCCTTAATCCCAACAGTTCTAGAATAGGGGATTACTATATGGTCATAGATATGGTTATTCTTACAAGTTACTATTAGAATTTTTTCTCCTTTATGGTCTACATTATTAATCTCTCCGCATTTTGGACAAATACTTTCTATAGACATTTTTTCTTCTCTCCCTTTAAGTTAATTTATTTTCTTTTTAATACTTCTTTTTCCTCAGAATTCATTAACACTTCTATTAAAATAAAAAGACCACTAAGTTTACTTAGTGATCTTTAATCGCACTAAAAGTAAACCTCCTCTCTAAACGCTTACGAGGTTAGCTGTTGGATTGGCCTAAAGAGTAGCCCTACCTTCAAAAAGGATTCACCCCAAGTACAAATGTACAAAAAATTGGGTCCCCCGCTCCTAGTGGATTAAGCGATATAAGGTTGCTTTGATAAAATTTTTAATTTTCTGATGATAAATATATTCCTTTCAATGTGAATTGTAAATAGGAAAATAAAAAAAATTTCCTTCCTCAACAACGCTGCCCCGCTTGTCAAAAATGAAAAAAGGATCGCCGCAGCAACCCTTCTATACCTGAAGCAATTATCACGATTATTTTGCGGAAAGGGCAAGCTACCCATATTCACTCTAGAAATCGGGTTTGGTACCGATTACAACAGTAGCGTCCAGTTCGTCGTCATTTTCCACCAGTGTAGTTAGCCCGTTTCGAGCAAAGATCTCAACGGTTTGCAACGCCTGCCGCTCGCTAGTCTCGACCAGTAGATGTCCGCCTGGTGCCAGCCAAAGTGGCGCATCAATAGCCACTCGTCTCTGGAAGTCCAGCCCATCCGCCCCCCGTCGAGCGCCAGTGGAGCCTCATATATGCGGGCCTCCTGGGGTAACAGTTCGATTGCCTCTGTAGGTACGTAGGGTGCGTTTGCGACCAGAATGTCGACACGACCACGCAGTTGGATTGGAAGTGGATCGTAGAGGTCACCTTCGTACACGTGAGCGAAGAAGGAAGTAAGATTGCGGCGGGCACACATCACTGAGACTGGATCGATGTCAATTGCATACAACTCGATTGGTCCCAGAGCTCTGGCAATCGCGGCACCCACCGCGCCCGTTCCGCAGCACAGGTCAACAACAATGGCTCCTTGCTTGCCGAAAGCTGCAGCCTGGCGGACGAGAAATTCGGTGCGGCGGCGAGGAACGAAGACTCCAGGGTCAACCGATATCCGGATACCACAGAAATCCGCCCAACCCAGGACGTGTTCGAGGGGAAAACCGTCTGCTCGTCGATCCACCATGGCGGCTAGGGCGTCAGGCGTCCATGCCTCTGAGATAAGCAACCGCGTCTCCTCTTCTGCATATACACAACCGGCGGTCCGAAGCCTGGTGATTATACGTTTTTCTATATCATCATCCATGAAAAAATTATTTTTCTTCCCTATTTATATCACCTCTCTAGATACCTTGTTATCCTTGGTAATTCGTTAAAAATTGGAGAATTCCTTCCTTAACTCTTTGTTTGCCAACCATGCAGCGCACCTATCCTATGGCCGCATACTCTTGCTTTGTTGAAGAAGTTTAGATTTCCCTGTTTTTTCCCATTCTTCCACCGTTTCAAAGGCCTTTTCAGGAGAATATCCTTTCCCTACAAGAACGCCCATTAATATAAATTCTTGAAGGACATGCGTGGAATTAATTCCTCTTTTTAAATCCTTTAAGCCTTCATTTACCAAAAATTCTGTGTAACGTATCCACTCATCTGGCGTCTTTTCTAGAGTATCTGCGTTTTCATTAATACTACCGGCATAAATTTCTGTATTAATAAAATTATATAAATCTGCATGTTTGAGTTCATCTGTTAGAATTCCAAATACGATGTCTCTGTAATATCGATAGGGCAGTCCTTGTCGAATAACACGATACTTTTCCATCGCTTTTAATTCACCAAACATGGCATTTTTAATACCTTCCTTAAATGTTGCAGGTGGCTTAAATTCTTCTTCCTTCTTTAAAACAACATCATGCCCTGTTAAATTTTTATACATTTCCTTAAATAGTTTATTATGTCGTATTTCATCGTTCCTGATGGATGTAATGATTTCTTTATGTTCTTTTGTCGGTGCTTTTGTAATTAAATAATCATAAAAAATCTGGTCTTCTTTTTCCCCTTGCACAGCCTCTGCTATCAATTGCAAAGACTGTTGAAATGCTTGTTGATCATACATTTGATTATTGTACGTGTCCCTTGTATACACAAAATCCCCCCTGCCATCTTTACCTCATCATTAGCCTATGAGAAACGGAAGAAAATGTGCCCATATCTGTTTTTAGTTAAGAGTAACCAAGTCTTTATTACTTTTTATCAAGTCTACAATTTCTCTCTTGATTACTTTGATTGGAACATTAGTTGAACATCAAAAAAGTGCATTACTCCTTCTTGAAGCAATGCACCGGTTAATACAAAAATAGTTAATTCTGTTTAAGATAATAAGCCATTACTATATCATCACTATACGAACCATCTTCATATTTAATTTGATTTATTTGTCTTCCTTCCTCTAAAAACCCCATACGCTCATAAACTTTAATCGCCCTATCATTAATAGAAACTACACCTAAGCAAATTTTTTCTACGTTTTCCTGTTTTTTTGCCCAATCTAATAGGAACGTAATGAGCTTCGTCCCGATTCCTTGATTGCAAAATTCCTCGCTTATGGCCATACTCATTGACCCAGCATGTTGTAATCGTTGCTGTTCATAACGATTGAATACTAAATAGCCGACAACTTTACGATCCACTTCATAAACAATAAAAAGATTACCGTTCTCAATGTTTTTCCGTATTTTATCTGCTTCTTTTTCTACATTGGTTGATATATTATTTGAAACAAAAAATTTTGTAGTATTTTCTGATAAAATAATACTATTTCGAATATCAATAATCGCTTCAGCATCTACTTCCATAGCTGACCTGATCACAAAAAACACCTCTAATCTTTTACCCTCTTAAGCCTTTAGCACAAATTGTATAATTAACACTTACAAATCATTAGATGATTTCCATCAGGGTCACTAAAATTAAAATAGTGATCATGTTCAATTTCAGTTAATAAATGAACATTCTTTTCCTTCATATACTGATATGCTTCTTCAATATTTTCTGTATTGAAATGAAATAAGGGGGTTTTTACGATATTTTCTTCTGAATAAATCTTACTATCTAATACAATTCCCGTACCATTCATTGGTATGACATAAAGATGACCGAAAAGGATTTCTACATCTGCTCGTAAACCTAAAATGTCACAATACCAATCTCGAGCTTGTTCTATGTTGCTAACTGGAATAAAGACCGTTCCGATTTGATTTAATATAGGGCTATTCAAAAAACCACCTCCAAAATAATTTTCATAGTACCCTTATCTATTACATTCGCTTTTTTATTTACCTTTCCTGCAAAGTCAGCACAATAAGAAAAGATGACTAAATGGATAATCCATACCTAAATTCTTCTATATAGTTGCGTTTTGTTTCATATACTCAATCGTCTGCCTTAGACCTTCACGATATGATGTACGTGGAATTGGCCTTATCAGCTTTTCGTACTTTTCTCCATCTAGCACAACTGGTTCTTCATTCAAGTAAAACATTTCTACCACTTCACGCATCTGACGATTAAACAGGCCCATAAATCGAATCATATTCTTTGAAACAGTGGATACCCCTTTTTGATACCCCGTTATTTCTCTGATCGTTTTAATCATTTCTTCTCCAGTAATGATGCCATATCCGGGTATATTCCAATTTTGTCCATACGCCTTCTCCTGAAGGGACAAACTAACAATGGCCTTCGCACCGTCTAGGGTATAGATAAATTCCCTGGGAATGCATTGATTTCCCACATAGCTTGCCTTTTTATCTTTCACTACATTTAAAAGGGTATAATTTAGAATCGTATTTTCTGCATTAGGTCCATAAAAATCAGGGAAATGTGCAATTAGAGCAGGAACCTTTGATTCCTTGACCAAGTTTTCCACTTGAAGGCGAATATTTCCTTTTTTCGTATGCGGATTTTTCTCAGTTTTTTCACTCGCTTTTTCCCCTAAACTTCGTCCGTAGGCATATATATTATCCACGATAGCCAGCTTGGTAGAATGCTTCTCAGAGGTTTGTAGAATATTAGACATCATGATGGGGAGTTTCTCTTTCCAATCTATATAAGGAATGTTTGAAGATTGAAAAATAATGTCAACGCCATTAGCCGCCCTGTCTAAATCCTCTAAGCGAAATACATCTCCTGTACAGATAGTGATATTGGCATCGTCCGCAAAAAGTCTCTCTAATTTTTCACGAGTGCGTGCGAACGCTGTCACCATTATTCCTCTACTCGATAATTCCTTTACAATGGAATATCCCATACCACCTGAAGCACCTAATACTAATGCTTTTTGCATAGCTCGTTCCTCCTTTTTAATTAACCATTGGTCAATTTAATCCAAAAAAATTAATCGATCAATTTAATCAAAAAATTCGCATGCGAATCAGCCAGATCCTTTACTTCCTCATAGGTAGTAACATGGCGGCAATAATGTGTGACAAATCCATGCAGTGATAAAAAAATGCTGTATATATCCTGAAGAGAAATTTTTTTATCACATATAGCGAAAATACTTTGTGCAAATTTCTCATAGCTTTTGTTAGGACCTTGATTGATAAAATTTCGAACTTCTTCATCCTTTATCAGGAACATGATTTCATAATGGCTTTGGTGTGTAAGGCCAAATTCTATGAACCTTAAAAAGATGTTCTTTAGTTTTGCCTTATTTTCGATGCCCTGCTGCATCACTTCATCCAATATTTGATCCAGCATGGAGAAATGGTCTTCCACTAATGCATAAAACAACTCAGCTTTATTTTTAAAATGATAATAAAGGGCACCATGACTATAATCTAATTCTTTTGCTATTTGTCGCATCGATACATGCTGATAGCCTTTTTTCACAAAAAGATCTCTTGCGGCTTCCATAATCATTTCTCTTGTTAGTTCTTTTAGTACGGTTTTTCGTGGTGACATGATTTCCTCCTTATTGACCACTGTTCAATTTAAAGTATATTTCAAATATTTTCCATTGTCAAATAAAAAATAATCATCACTTATAGATTGCCAGAAAGGATAAAACTATACATAAAACGGCTAAAATAAAAAAAAGCACAGAAGTTACACGACTCCTTCTCATCTTAAAACCATAAGCAACAAAAAATATTGCCGCAGCTAATTTGGAACCGCTTTGATAATAGGCATGATTCGAAAAAGATGAACTGCTAAAAATAATAGAAATAAGCAAAGTTGTAAGGATTAGTATTTTAAACCACATTGGCTCTCTTAGGAATTGTTTAAGCATAAATTTTATCCGCTGCATAACCGTTTAACCCCCTTCAAGTACTTCTTATTAACATATGGTGTGTTAATCAAAAGTATCACTTACCTTTACACGGTACTTGAGTAAGCTGTTAAAATTCAGGTATATAGAAAAGCAATCCGATTTGCACCGATTGCTTTTAACCTTTAAGAAGCGCTATAAAGTCCTCCAGCTTCTCCATCGATATCAAGTTTTCATTGCATTTTTGGCTATCCTGGCAAATATAGTTTCCTCTCCGAATGAATGTACCCATGGCAGCACCTTTCGTTTCAGACATAAATAAACCAACTTGCCCTTGCTTGCTGCAAAGAGTACATATCCCCTTTTTACTTGCAGGGCTAAACGATCCGTGCAGACCTATGAAATCATTTTCTCGAAGGGCAATGATATACTTTTTATTCGTTCCTTTGTCATTCCAGCCAAGATACGAAATTTCCTTCAAATCGATATCATCAATGGATGGCAGCTTCAACTTCTTTGCTTTTGGAAAAAGTTTTTTCACCGTCTGCTCTGTCACTTTTTTAAAAGGAATGATAAATGGCCTTAAAGCTGCCAAATATTCTTCCGCCTTCACATGGTCCTCCACCTCGCTAATCGGCTCGATTAACAGTTTTTGTTCCACATTTATAGTAAAAAAAAGGTTGGAGACCTTATCACTTACCAATGATTTTAGTGCGCTGAGCACATTCCTGTCATTTACGCTAGCATGCCCATTTATGAGAATTTGCGTTTGTGTTTTAATAAACTGATACTGGTCTGCTCGTATAAAAGGTTCCATTTTTAACTCCTCCAATCTCTCCCTATTACTTTAAACGGTCGGATCCGCTCTTAATAGGCATAAAATAATTCTAACTAAACTATACACAAAAAGCACTGAGAGCATCAGTGCTTTGAATAGACTATTTTTTTAATCGTTTCAATCGAAAGGAAGTAATCATCTGCCAATTCATGTATGGCTCTTCCATCTTCAAAAGC encodes:
- a CDS encoding GNAT family N-acetyltransferase; the protein is MIRSAMEVDAEAIIDIRNSIILSENTTKFFVSNNISTNVEKEADKIRKNIENGNLFIVYEVDRKVVGYLVFNRYEQQRLQHAGSMSMAISEEFCNQGIGTKLITFLLDWAKKQENVEKICLGVVSINDRAIKVYERMGFLEEGRQINQIKYEDGSYSDDIVMAYYLKQN
- a CDS encoding ferritin-like domain-containing protein, which codes for MYDQQAFQQSLQLIAEAVQGEKEDQIFYDYLITKAPTKEHKEIITSIRNDEIRHNKLFKEMYKNLTGHDVVLKKEEEFKPPATFKEGIKNAMFGELKAMEKYRVIRQGLPYRYYRDIVFGILTDELKHADLYNFINTEIYAGSINENADTLEKTPDEWIRYTEFLVNEGLKDLKRGINSTHVLQEFILMGVLVGKGYSPEKAFETVEEWEKTGKSKLLQQSKSMRP
- a CDS encoding TetR/AcrR family transcriptional regulator: MSPRKTVLKELTREMIMEAARDLFVKKGYQHVSMRQIAKELDYSHGALYYHFKNKAELFYALVEDHFSMLDQILDEVMQQGIENKAKLKNIFLRFIEFGLTHQSHYEIMFLIKDEEVRNFINQGPNKSYEKFAQSIFAICDKKISLQDIYSIFLSLHGFVTHYCRHVTTYEEVKDLADSHANFLIKLID
- a CDS encoding SDR family NAD(P)-dependent oxidoreductase is translated as MQKALVLGASGGMGYSIVKELSSRGIMVTAFARTREKLERLFADDANITICTGDVFRLEDLDRAANGVDIIFQSSNIPYIDWKEKLPIMMSNILQTSEKHSTKLAIVDNIYAYGRSLGEKASEKTEKNPHTKKGNIRLQVENLVKESKVPALIAHFPDFYGPNAENTILNYTLLNVVKDKKASYVGNQCIPREFIYTLDGAKAIVSLSLQEKAYGQNWNIPGYGIITGEEMIKTIREITGYQKGVSTVSKNMIRFMGLFNRQMREVVEMFYLNEEPVVLDGEKYEKLIRPIPRTSYREGLRQTIEYMKQNATI
- a CDS encoding FusB/FusC family EF-G-binding protein, which encodes MEPFIRADQYQFIKTQTQILINGHASVNDRNVLSALKSLVSDKVSNLFFTINVEQKLLIEPISEVEDHVKAEEYLAALRPFIIPFKKVTEQTVKKLFPKAKKLKLPSIDDIDLKEISYLGWNDKGTNKKYIIALRENDFIGLHGSFSPASKKGICTLCSKQGQVGLFMSETKGAAMGTFIRRGNYICQDSQKCNENLISMEKLEDFIALLKG
- a CDS encoding Gp49 family protein, whose amino-acid sequence is MSIESICPKCGEINNVDHKGEKILIVTCKNNHIYDHIVIPYSRTVGIKDERRIKLEEMIVEKKFHRMSDKSTICLLIFENGYEVEGRSTVRDVADFRLVIGKDRAYEHALKNAMVALGAYLV
- a CDS encoding VOC family protein, with protein sequence MNSPILNQIGTVFIPVSNIEQARDWYCDILGLRADVEILFGHLYVIPMNGTGIVLDSKIYSEENIVKTPLFHFNTENIEEAYQYMKEKNVHLLTEIEHDHYFNFSDPDGNHLMICKC